The DNA sequence CTTGAACGCGAAGGTCGCGGTGTTGGTGGCGGTGAAGGGCTTGATGAACTCGAGCTTGATGCGGATGAGTTCGTCGGTCTTGCTCTCCTCGATGGTCATCCGGCCCTCGCCGGCATCGGAGTTGCCTACCCAGGCGTAGGTGGCGCCGACGCCGGACTCGGCGCCGCCGTAGACGCGCTTCAGGTTGGGGTCGAGCTTTTCCCAAGGGGACCAATGTGCCCACTGGTGGAAGTCGTTCACCAGCGCGAACGCGATGTCGGGCGTTCCTGGCACCGTGGCGGTGCGCGACAGCGTGAAGGTGGAGGGGCGGGTGGCGATGACGCCGACCAGCAGCAGTAGGGCGACGGCGAAGCCAATGGCGATCTTCTTGAACATGGAGGTCCTCGGAACCGAACCCCTGGGGCGGGGCGGACGCGTCTTAGGGCCAGTGTCCCGCATCACTCAAGTCCCTCCGCGCCACCGGCCGTTCGTCGCGGCACCAAGCACGCCGCACTGGGCCGAAGCATGGCCAGAGTGCTAACCGGAGCCAGATGAGGAGGCGAAGCGCCGCCGTCGGCGACGCCGAAGGCCAGAACCTCCTCCAGCCCCCGACGGTCCGGCGCGAAGGCTTCGGGAAGACGCAGGAAGAGGCGGATGCGCTTCGTGCCGTTTCCATACCCCTTCGCGGTCGGGTCTCGCCCGATGTGTCCCTTCGCACGGCAGATGTTGAGACGGAGCTCGCGGAGGTCCATCGCGGGCTCAAGGCTGAGGGGGTACGGCTGGCGGACCAGCCGGAGTCGGCGCTGATCCCGGGTGAGGCCCTTCCGCTGTGTGTCTCGGGAATCGACCTCGAAACTTGCTGTTGCGAGGCAGGCTGGTTGATGGCCGGGTGAGCCGGTTGGATGATGGACGCGGGAATCCCGAGTCGGTTCAAGGCACTACGGCCGCCTGGCGGCGGTGCCCTCCGGGCAGCCTTGAGCCGCCTCGTGCTCCGGCTCAAGCTGCAACCGTCGATTCCCCAAAGGGAATCGCCTCAAGAAGAGGCCATCATCGGCGGTGACACCCGGCCGCGCGCCCTCGTGATGGACTCCAGTGGTTTCGCTCGCTTGCTGGAGGTGCCCATCAACGAGCCGGTCCGTGGAACGCCGTGGAACCATCAAAAAGCGTGCGCGGCAACACTTGCGATGGCCGCCCCCAGTTGGCGAAGCCGTGCCAGCAGGACCTCAAGGCCCGTGTGGTATTCGGGGTTGACGGCCCCCGGCCTCCCCCGTG is a window from the Corallococcus silvisoli genome containing:
- a CDS encoding SRPBCC family protein, coding for MFKKIAIGFAVALLLLVGVIATRPSTFTLSRTATVPGTPDIAFALVNDFHQWAHWSPWEKLDPNLKRVYGGAESGVGATYAWVGNSDAGEGRMTIEESKTDELIRIKLEFIKPFTATNTATFAFKPVQDGVAVTWSMSGENNFMSKAFSLFFDMDKLVGKDFENGLASMRTAAEAEVAKRAEAEAARKLAEAKATQEAAAAAAAAAPTEGAPAVAAPTP